In a genomic window of Lacrimispora sp. BS-2:
- a CDS encoding stage V sporulation protein AA, whose protein sequence is MSKTVYLNISQITEVRHKEIQLKDVADVYCDDTAIMNKCKALRIKTIHLDRNKRYIEKTLDVIKKLIEMDPNLQINNVGEVDFIIDYHKPKPPVWAWQWAKTIFVCIVCFCGASFAIMTFNNDANVTDVFKEIYRIIMKQESSGFTILEVSYSVGLALGIVGFFNHFAKYKINTDPTPLEVEMRLYEDSISKTLIQNDGRKESDIDVS, encoded by the coding sequence GTGAGCAAGACTGTTTATTTGAATATCAGTCAGATTACTGAGGTGCGGCACAAGGAAATCCAGTTAAAGGATGTGGCGGATGTTTATTGCGACGATACGGCCATCATGAATAAGTGTAAAGCCCTTCGGATCAAAACCATCCATTTGGACCGCAACAAGCGGTATATAGAAAAAACTCTGGATGTAATCAAGAAACTGATAGAAATGGATCCGAATCTTCAGATCAATAATGTGGGAGAGGTAGATTTTATCATAGACTACCATAAGCCCAAACCTCCCGTATGGGCCTGGCAGTGGGCCAAAACCATTTTTGTCTGTATCGTATGTTTCTGCGGTGCATCCTTTGCCATTATGACCTTTAATAATGATGCCAACGTTACGGATGTTTTCAAGGAAATTTACCGGATCATCATGAAGCAGGAGTCCAGCGGATTCACGATTTTGGAGGTCAGTTATTCTGTTGGACTGGCTCTTGGAATTGTGGGATTCTTTAATCATTTCGCAAAATACAAGATCAATACCGATCCAACTCCGCTGGAGGTGGAAATGCGGCTTTACGAAGACAGTATCAGTAAGACTCTGATCCAGAACGATGGAAGAAAGGAGTCGGATATTGATGTTTCTTAA
- the sigF gene encoding RNA polymerase sporulation sigma factor SigF — translation MDETMRLIEMAHEGDKAARDQLVTDNFGLVWSIVRRFTGRGYEPEDLFQIGSIGLMKAIDKFDLSYEVKFSTYAVPMITGEIKRFLRDDGMIKVSRSIKEMGLKVKNVREELVYRLGREPTVEEIAGEIGASKEEVAASIEAGAEVESLYRSVNKNDENSILLIDKIEEESSAQEDLLNRMVLRELLTALSDKDREIIIRRYYYNETQSQIAAKLGISQVQVSRLEKKILKQMREKL, via the coding sequence ATGGATGAGACCATGAGATTGATAGAAATGGCTCACGAAGGAGATAAAGCGGCAAGAGACCAGCTTGTGACCGACAATTTCGGGCTGGTTTGGAGCATTGTACGCAGATTTACAGGGCGTGGTTATGAACCTGAGGATTTGTTTCAAATCGGCAGCATTGGCTTAATGAAAGCCATTGATAAATTCGACTTATCCTATGAGGTGAAATTTTCCACTTATGCGGTGCCCATGATAACAGGAGAGATCAAACGTTTTTTAAGAGACGATGGAATGATCAAGGTCAGCCGCTCCATAAAGGAAATGGGGCTTAAGGTGAAAAACGTCAGGGAAGAATTGGTATATCGTCTTGGGAGAGAGCCTACGGTGGAAGAAATCGCCGGAGAAATAGGGGCCAGCAAAGAAGAAGTGGCAGCTTCCATTGAAGCGGGAGCGGAAGTGGAATCCTTATACAGGTCTGTCAACAAAAATGACGAAAACAGCATTTTACTCATTGATAAAATTGAAGAGGAAAGTTCCGCCCAGGAAGATCTTTTAAACCGCATGGTGCTTCGGGAACTTTTAACGGCGCTTTCCGACAAGGATAGGGAAATCATTATCAGACGTTATTATTATAATGAGACTCAAAGTCAAATTGCGGCAAAGCTTGGAATATCCCAGGTCCAGGTTTCCCGACTGGAAAAAAAGATTTTAAAACAGATGCGGGAAAAATTGTAG
- the spoIIAB gene encoding anti-sigma F factor, which produces MSEQNKPEILKMELEALSKNEEFARVAVAVFMARLNPTLEEVDDVKTAVSEAVTNAVIHGYQGKGGIIYLEVGIDGQEISVTVRDTGIGIPDIKLAMEPMYTTDPDGERSGMGFSFMEAFMDQVEVESAAGAGTAVTMKKKINR; this is translated from the coding sequence ATGTCAGAACAGAATAAACCAGAAATTCTGAAAATGGAATTGGAAGCCCTGTCAAAGAATGAGGAATTTGCCAGAGTGGCAGTGGCAGTTTTTATGGCAAGATTGAATCCCACCCTGGAAGAGGTGGATGATGTGAAAACAGCCGTGTCGGAGGCTGTCACAAATGCGGTCATCCATGGATATCAGGGGAAAGGAGGAATCATTTACCTGGAAGTGGGGATAGATGGCCAGGAAATTTCAGTAACCGTACGGGATACGGGTATCGGAATCCCCGATATCAAGCTGGCCATGGAGCCTATGTATACCACAGATCCGGATGGAGAACGGTCAGGCATGGGATTTTCCTTTATGGAAGCGTTTATGGATCAGGTGGAAGTAGAGTCGGCGGCCGGAGCGGGAACTGCCGTAACCATGAAAAAGAAGATTAACAGGTGA
- a CDS encoding anti-sigma factor antagonist (This anti-anti-sigma factor, or anti-sigma factor antagonist, belongs to a family that includes characterized members SpoIIAA, RsbV, RsfA, and RsfB.) → MNQPHFTYEAEGQTLIVHLPEELDHHNCSGLKCETDLILSENYIRRIVFDFSKTRFMDSSGIGILLNRYKQMALSGGTIAIYGAGPQALRILKIGGILKLMKLYDSKEAAVTG, encoded by the coding sequence ATGAATCAACCACACTTTACATATGAAGCAGAGGGGCAGACGCTGATTGTCCATCTGCCGGAGGAGTTGGATCATCATAACTGTTCAGGGCTTAAATGCGAAACCGATTTAATCCTTTCCGAGAACTATATCAGGCGCATTGTTTTCGATTTTTCAAAGACCAGGTTCATGGATTCCTCGGGAATCGGTATCTTGCTGAACAGGTATAAGCAGATGGCTTTAAGCGGGGGTACCATAGCCATCTACGGTGCAGGACCCCAGGCTCTCCGCATTCTTAAAATAGGGGGGATTTTAAAATTAATGAAATTATATGACTCTAAGGAAGCAGCAGTCACAGGTTGA
- a CDS encoding tetratricopeptide repeat protein, which produces MDYERKTRVIANSYYNMGLERAKLRDLSGASECLKKSLHFNKYMTDARNLLGLIYYEVGEVGEALVQWVISMNLQPEGNRADEYLGEIQRKSGTMETERRAVRRFNQALIYAQSGSEDLAILQLIKVVESKPNYVKAQLLLALLCIAREDYQKAGKAVYKVLQIDRNHPKALYYKSLVKDTAGNGKSEREPEKRKLKNVLSHRQMEDDDVIIPPSYRENTKDQAVGNILAGLLLGAAVIFFLVMPAKTKSINELHNREIIKYSEQLSQANQKSDSLTAQLESLETEKKTAEASLASITSDSDSVLAQYQAVIGILQAYKKDDFPSSVKIYAGLNPDLITSSDVQAIVGEIRKDMVENGCPILEGLGDKAMEAGDAQTALAYYLKCLDLKPDSWQAKYKTAVIYKGMDQKEQANGLFSDIINNSKDEELSAKAKSERGF; this is translated from the coding sequence ATGGATTATGAAAGAAAAACCCGGGTAATCGCAAACAGCTATTACAACATGGGGCTGGAACGGGCAAAGCTCAGGGACTTATCAGGAGCTTCCGAATGTCTGAAAAAAAGCCTCCATTTTAACAAGTATATGACAGATGCAAGGAACCTTTTGGGGCTGATTTATTATGAGGTCGGAGAAGTGGGCGAAGCTCTTGTGCAATGGGTAATCAGCATGAACTTACAACCAGAAGGAAACCGCGCAGATGAATACCTCGGTGAGATACAGAGAAAATCAGGCACCATGGAGACGGAGCGGCGGGCAGTGAGAAGATTCAACCAGGCCCTGATCTACGCTCAGAGCGGCAGTGAGGATCTGGCGATCCTGCAGCTTATTAAAGTGGTGGAAAGCAAGCCCAACTATGTGAAGGCTCAGCTTTTGCTGGCGCTCCTTTGCATAGCCAGAGAAGATTATCAGAAGGCTGGTAAAGCCGTTTATAAGGTGTTACAGATCGACCGCAACCATCCAAAAGCACTCTATTACAAGTCCCTGGTCAAAGATACGGCCGGAAATGGAAAAAGTGAGCGGGAGCCGGAAAAACGGAAACTGAAAAATGTGCTTTCCCATAGGCAGATGGAAGATGATGATGTGATCATACCCCCAAGCTATCGGGAAAATACCAAGGATCAGGCGGTGGGGAACATTCTTGCCGGGCTTTTGCTGGGAGCGGCGGTAATCTTTTTTCTGGTAATGCCTGCCAAGACAAAATCAATTAATGAACTACATAATCGGGAAATAATAAAATACAGCGAACAGTTAAGCCAGGCCAATCAAAAATCTGACAGCCTGACGGCACAGCTGGAATCCCTGGAAACAGAAAAAAAGACTGCAGAGGCCTCTCTAGCCTCCATTACCAGTGATTCAGACAGTGTTCTGGCCCAGTATCAGGCCGTGATTGGAATCCTTCAGGCCTACAAAAAAGATGACTTTCCGTCCTCGGTGAAAATTTATGCCGGGCTGAATCCGGATCTTATCACTTCCTCCGATGTCCAGGCAATCGTAGGTGAGATAAGAAAAGATATGGTGGAGAATGGCTGTCCGATTCTGGAAGGGCTTGGGGACAAGGCCATGGAGGCAGGGGATGCCCAGACTGCACTTGCTTACTACTTAAAATGCCTTGATTTAAAGCCGGACAGCTGGCAGGCAAAATACAAGACAGCAGTCATTTATAAGGGAATGGACCAGAAAGAGCAGGCCAACGGGCTGTTCTCTGACATCATAAATAACAGCAAAGATGAAGAGCTATCTGCTAAGGCAAAATCAGAACGTGGTTTTTGA
- a CDS encoding folylpolyglutamate synthase/dihydrofolate synthase family protein: MKINETAEEYLGRIPMWTRKKNSLEDIREFLCKMGEPDEGMKIFHVAGTNGKGSVCAFLQSVLRKAGCRVGTFTSPHLSETRERFCINGEMIRSKIFEESYQTVRMLSENMMEKGYCHPSYFEFLFYMAMDMFRKAEVDIVILETGLGGRLDTTNVIKSPLVSVITSISLDHTEYLGDTIEKIAWEKAGIIKKGVPVVFDGNDGQASRVIRCRAKELDSPFCQVDRLGYEITGCEEKGCKARFFKAGGGFVEVTVPTVAEYQVMNAFLSFKALEAAGLKEVMDLEISEEQVKEGIASMYWPGRMEEVLPGVYLDGAHNPDGIQAFVRAAAGLCKARKKRAKLLFSSVSDKDHHKMIKEIAGVLPLDQVAVAHIHSERGLETEVLLKEFQNACGCGVEGFQTVEEAVLYMLHKKEEGHLLFCVGSLYLMGEIKAVLRRNGYD, encoded by the coding sequence ATGAAGATTAACGAAACGGCAGAAGAATATCTGGGCCGGATTCCTATGTGGACCAGAAAGAAAAACTCTCTGGAAGATATCCGGGAATTCCTTTGTAAGATGGGGGAACCGGATGAAGGGATGAAAATTTTTCATGTGGCAGGTACCAACGGAAAAGGGTCGGTATGCGCATTTTTACAGTCTGTTTTAAGGAAAGCAGGCTGCAGGGTGGGAACTTTTACCTCCCCTCATCTGAGTGAAACCAGAGAACGTTTCTGTATAAATGGAGAGATGATACGGTCAAAGATTTTTGAAGAAAGCTATCAGACCGTCCGAATGCTTTCTGAGAATATGATGGAGAAAGGATATTGCCATCCGTCTTATTTTGAGTTTCTGTTTTATATGGCAATGGACATGTTCCGTAAGGCAGAAGTGGATATTGTAATTCTGGAGACAGGTCTTGGAGGAAGGTTGGACACGACTAATGTCATTAAGTCCCCTCTGGTGTCGGTGATTACCTCCATCAGCCTGGATCATACGGAATATCTGGGAGATACCATTGAAAAAATCGCATGGGAAAAGGCTGGAATTATAAAAAAAGGGGTGCCCGTAGTCTTTGACGGAAACGACGGACAGGCTTCCCGGGTTATCCGCTGCAGGGCAAAGGAGCTTGACTCCCCTTTCTGTCAAGTGGACAGGCTGGGATATGAGATAACCGGATGTGAAGAAAAGGGCTGTAAGGCCAGATTTTTTAAAGCAGGAGGAGGTTTCGTTGAAGTTACCGTTCCCACCGTTGCGGAGTATCAGGTGATGAATGCCTTTCTTTCGTTTAAGGCTCTTGAGGCAGCAGGGCTTAAGGAAGTCATGGACTTAGAGATATCTGAAGAGCAGGTAAAAGAAGGAATTGCCAGCATGTACTGGCCGGGAAGAATGGAAGAGGTGCTTCCTGGCGTATATCTGGACGGAGCCCATAATCCGGACGGCATCCAGGCTTTTGTCCGGGCAGCAGCCGGTTTGTGCAAAGCAAGGAAGAAACGGGCCAAGCTTTTGTTTTCGTCAGTATCTGATAAGGATCACCATAAAATGATAAAGGAAATTGCAGGTGTACTGCCACTTGATCAAGTGGCGGTGGCTCATATTCATTCGGAAAGAGGGCTTGAAACTGAGGTTCTGCTAAAAGAGTTTCAAAATGCCTGCGGCTGCGGTGTGGAAGGATTTCAGACAGTGGAAGAGGCTGTTTTATACATGCTTCATAAAAAGGAAGAAGGGCATCTGCTGTTTTGTGTGGGTTCTCTTTACCTGATGGGGGAGATAAAGGCGGTATTAAGGAGGAACGGATATGATTGA
- a CDS encoding Rid family detoxifying hydrolase, translating to MKKVLATEKAPAAIGPYSQGVRGGDYVFISGQLPIDPATGEFAGEDIVSQTKQSLTNIKAILESEGLSMANVVKTTVLLKNISEFGAMNEVYASFFVGECPARAAFEVAALPKNALVEIEAIAYCGK from the coding sequence ATGAAAAAAGTATTAGCAACAGAAAAAGCGCCTGCAGCAATCGGCCCATATTCTCAGGGCGTTCGTGGAGGCGATTACGTATTTATATCAGGACAGCTTCCCATTGACCCTGCTACTGGTGAATTTGCAGGTGAGGATATCGTATCCCAGACAAAGCAGTCGTTGACAAACATCAAAGCCATTCTGGAAAGCGAAGGCTTATCCATGGCTAACGTGGTTAAGACAACCGTTTTATTAAAGAATATCAGTGAGTTTGGAGCAATGAACGAAGTTTATGCATCCTTCTTTGTAGGAGAATGCCCGGCAAGAGCCGCATTTGAAGTGGCAGCTCTTCCAAAGAACGCTCTGGTTGAAATCGAGGCCATCGCATATTGCGGTAAGTAA
- a CDS encoding DUF1836 domain-containing protein has translation MKTNDERMQDILKHLESLDHITPETIPNIDLYMDQVTTFMDEHLKDTKRYPEDKVLTKTMINNYAKNNLLPAPNKKKYSREHILLLIFIYYFKNLLSFHDIEQLFRPITEKHFNSSDGIPLEDIYREVFSQVEGGIDRIKEDILQKYEHASKTFEDKGLPKDDLEYLRLFSWICELSFDVYLKKQIIEQIIDDLRETEPINIKKKK, from the coding sequence ATGAAGACCAACGACGAAAGAATGCAGGACATCCTGAAGCATCTGGAATCCTTAGACCATATCACGCCGGAAACCATTCCAAATATTGATCTGTACATGGATCAGGTCACTACCTTCATGGATGAACACTTAAAGGACACCAAACGCTATCCTGAGGACAAGGTCCTGACAAAGACCATGATCAATAATTATGCCAAGAACAATCTTCTTCCGGCTCCTAATAAAAAGAAATACTCCAGAGAACACATTCTGCTGCTGATATTTATATATTATTTTAAAAATCTGCTCTCTTTTCATGATATTGAGCAGCTTTTCCGCCCCATTACGGAAAAGCATTTTAATTCTTCGGATGGGATTCCTTTGGAGGACATCTACCGGGAAGTTTTCTCCCAGGTAGAAGGCGGAATCGACCGTATCAAGGAGGATATCCTGCAAAAATACGAGCACGCCAGCAAGACCTTTGAGGATAAGGGGCTGCCAAAAGATGATCTGGAATATCTCCGTCTCTTTTCCTGGATCTGTGAGCTTTCCTTTGATGTATATTTAAAGAAGCAGATCATTGAGCAGATTATTGATGATTTAAGAGAAACCGAACCAATAAACATAAAAAAGAAAAAATGA
- a CDS encoding YerC/YecD family TrpR-related protein, with translation MNKKIKTDAVDHLFEAILTLKSSEECYTFFEDVCTVNELLSLSQRYEVAKMLREGRTYLEIAEKTGASTATISRVNRSLNYGNDGYDMVFKRLEEEKRED, from the coding sequence ATGAATAAAAAGATTAAAACAGATGCGGTAGACCATCTGTTTGAAGCCATTTTGACCTTAAAATCTTCAGAGGAGTGCTATACTTTTTTTGAGGATGTATGCACAGTCAATGAACTGTTAAGCTTATCCCAAAGGTATGAGGTGGCAAAGATGCTGCGAGAGGGCCGTACTTATCTGGAGATTGCAGAAAAAACGGGGGCGTCCACTGCGACCATCAGCCGTGTGAACCGCTCCTTAAATTATGGAAACGATGGATATGATATGGTGTTCAAGCGTTTAGAGGAAGAAAAAAGAGAAGACTGA
- a CDS encoding Cof-type HAD-IIB family hydrolase: MDYRMIVLDLDGTLTDRNKKITPRTKEALFELKRQGGIIVLASGRPTYGVMPLARELELHESGGYILSFNGGRIIDCRTSETVFARELPVSSNSRIIRMAKEHGVNILTYEDDLIITPNAGDEYVEKESTINKLEVKEIQDMEAYVQFPVVKFLMLDEGDYLAMVEPKVKAALGRDYSVYRSEPYFLEILPKGVDKAASLERLLMKLGMSREEMIACGDGYNDLSMIQYAGLGVAMENAVLPVRLAADYVTLSNNDDGVAHVIEKFMLS, translated from the coding sequence ATGGACTATCGGATGATTGTGCTGGATTTGGATGGGACGCTGACCGACAGGAATAAGAAGATCACACCCAGGACCAAAGAGGCACTTTTTGAATTAAAACGACAGGGCGGAATCATTGTACTGGCTTCCGGACGGCCGACTTACGGGGTGATGCCCCTTGCCAGAGAATTGGAGCTTCATGAGTCAGGAGGATACATCCTGTCCTTTAACGGAGGGCGCATCATTGACTGCAGAACCAGTGAAACGGTTTTTGCAAGAGAATTGCCTGTGTCCTCAAATTCCAGAATCATCCGCATGGCAAAGGAACATGGAGTGAACATCCTTACCTACGAGGATGATCTGATCATCACTCCCAATGCCGGGGATGAATATGTGGAAAAGGAATCAACCATCAACAAACTGGAAGTAAAAGAAATCCAGGATATGGAGGCTTATGTACAGTTTCCGGTTGTAAAATTCCTGATGCTTGATGAAGGTGACTACCTTGCCATGGTGGAACCAAAGGTAAAGGCGGCCTTGGGGCGTGATTACAGCGTTTACCGTTCAGAACCCTATTTTCTGGAGATACTTCCTAAAGGAGTTGACAAGGCGGCAAGTCTGGAGCGTCTGCTTATGAAGCTTGGCATGAGCAGGGAGGAGATGATTGCCTGCGGAGACGGCTACAACGATTTGTCCATGATCCAGTATGCAGGCCTTGGCGTTGCTATGGAAAATGCAGTTCTCCCAGTGAGGCTGGCCGCTGATTATGTGACCCTTTCCAATAACGATGACGGAGTGGCTCATGTTATAGAAAAATTTATGCTTTCATGA
- a CDS encoding ABC transporter substrate-binding protein, which yields MRKAYHLLLAAILTGASILSLTACGPKAKASELTPVTLNEVAHSIFYAPQYSAIELGYFEDEGINLTLVNGAGADKVMTALISGDADIGFMGSEASIYTYANGSKDYAVNFAQLTQRAGNFLVGRDSQPGFKWTDLKGKKVLGGRAGGMPQMVFEYILKKNGIDPVTDLSIDQSINFGLTAAAFTSNDADYTVEFEPFATGLEKEGNGHVVASLGVDSGYVPYTAYSAKKSYLEKNPETIQKFTNAIQKGLEYVNSHSSEEIAKVIQPQFKETDVATIAAIVERYKAQDTWKKDTVFEKESFELLENILEESGQLKERVPYETLVTTVYSEKAAK from the coding sequence ATGAGAAAAGCCTATCACTTACTTCTGGCGGCCATACTCACCGGAGCATCTATACTTAGCCTGACTGCCTGCGGCCCAAAAGCAAAGGCATCTGAATTAACTCCGGTCACACTAAATGAAGTTGCCCATTCCATCTTCTACGCTCCCCAGTATTCAGCCATTGAACTGGGATATTTTGAAGATGAAGGCATTAACTTAACCTTGGTCAACGGAGCCGGCGCCGACAAGGTCATGACTGCTCTGATATCAGGCGATGCTGATATCGGATTTATGGGTTCTGAGGCCAGCATCTATACTTACGCAAACGGTTCTAAAGACTACGCCGTCAATTTCGCCCAGCTGACCCAGAGAGCCGGAAACTTTCTTGTAGGAAGAGACTCTCAGCCTGGCTTTAAATGGACAGATCTAAAAGGCAAAAAGGTACTGGGCGGAAGAGCCGGAGGAATGCCCCAGATGGTATTTGAGTATATCCTGAAAAAAAATGGCATTGACCCTGTCACAGACTTATCCATTGACCAGAGCATAAACTTTGGCCTGACTGCTGCGGCATTTACCAGCAATGACGCAGACTATACCGTGGAGTTCGAACCATTTGCCACAGGGCTTGAAAAAGAAGGCAACGGCCACGTAGTGGCTTCTCTTGGCGTTGATTCCGGTTATGTTCCTTACACTGCTTACAGCGCAAAGAAGAGCTATCTGGAGAAAAATCCGGAAACCATTCAGAAATTCACCAATGCCATTCAAAAAGGTCTGGAATACGTGAATTCCCATTCATCGGAAGAAATCGCAAAAGTGATCCAGCCTCAATTTAAGGAAACCGACGTAGCCACCATTGCAGCCATTGTTGAACGCTACAAGGCACAGGATACCTGGAAAAAGGATACCGTGTTTGAAAAAGAGAGTTTTGAGCTTCTGGAAAATATTCTGGAGGAATCCGGACAACTAAAGGAACGGGTTCCCTATGAAACCCTTGTGACCACAGTTTATTCCGAAAAGGCCGCAAAATAA
- a CDS encoding nitroreductase family protein — protein MDLMETILTRKSYRKTFKPDHVPDADLKEILEAGVAAPSGCNQQTTCFIAVNDQKTAHNLAAIYGASWALTAPAAIILLSKETISYKGNSYHIHDYSAATENILLAINAKGYATTWVEGQIEGEKAKKMGDLLGVPEDLTVVIYMPLGIPDEVNPGVTKKPFEDRAWLNGYGKEF, from the coding sequence ATGGACTTAATGGAAACAATCCTCACAAGAAAAAGTTATCGTAAAACATTCAAACCGGATCATGTACCTGATGCCGATTTAAAAGAGATTCTGGAAGCTGGCGTAGCTGCTCCTTCCGGCTGTAATCAGCAGACAACCTGCTTTATTGCAGTAAACGATCAGAAAACGGCGCATAATCTGGCTGCTATTTATGGTGCTTCATGGGCACTTACCGCTCCTGCAGCAATCATTTTGTTGTCAAAAGAGACGATTTCCTATAAGGGTAATTCCTACCACATACATGATTACTCCGCCGCAACCGAGAATATTCTTTTGGCTATAAATGCAAAGGGATATGCAACTACCTGGGTCGAGGGACAAATCGAGGGAGAAAAGGCAAAAAAAATGGGGGATCTTCTTGGCGTACCGGAAGATTTAACGGTAGTTATCTATATGCCTTTGGGAATTCCAGATGAAGTAAATCCTGGTGTAACAAAAAAACCATTTGAAGATAGAGCATGGTTAAACGGATACGGAAAAGAATTTTAG